CCCGCTCCCGCTCCCGCTCCCGCTCCCGCTCCCGCTCCCGCTCCCGCTCCCGCTCCCGCTCCCGCTCCCGCTCCCGCTCCCGCTCCCGCTCCCGCTCCCGCTCCCGCTCCCGCTCCCGCTCCCGCTCCCGCTCCCGATCTCGTGCCGACTCCCGTGCGCTCCCGCGCCGACTCCCGTGCGCTCCCGCGCCGACTCCCGTGCGCTCCCGTGCCCGCTCCCTTTCGCGAGAGCGAGAGGCGACAGCGACAGCGGAGAGCGATATCGAGGAGCGACGCCGAGTCCGTCGCCGACGGGCGTTCGGTACGACCCGAGCTCAGCGGCAAAGGGACCGTTTCCGTATCGAGGAGCGACGCCGAGCCCGTCGCCGACGGGCGTTCGGTACGACCCGAGCTCAGCGGCAAAGGGACCGTTTCCGTGCCTCCCGCGCGGCCCCGCGAGTCAGTCGCTATGCGCGATAGTCGCTGACGTCGATGTCGTAGCGCTTGAGCCAGCGGTGGATCTGCATGCGCTCTTTGCCGAGCTCGCGGCCGACGGCGGCGATGTTGCCTCGGTGTCGGCTGAGCAGCTCGCGCAGCTCGGCCTCGGAGGGCGTCCCACCGCCGCCGCGCGCTGGGGCCGCGGCCTGCGGGGGGAGCGACGGCGCGCTGGGCCCGCGCTTCTCGCCGTGGCCCTGGAGACACTGCCGCACCGGCTCGGGAAGGTGGACGAGGTCCAGCTCCGGGCGGCCCTCCGAGAGCGCGACCGAGAGCTTCACCGCGCTCTCCAGCTCGCGCACGTTGTATGGCCAGCCGTAGTGGGCCAGGCCGACCATGTAAGGGAGCGAGACCGTCGCGTCGGCGCGGCCCGACTTGGTCAGGAAGTGCCGGACGAGGGGATGCAGATCCTCGCGCCGCTCGCGCAAGGGCGGGAGATGCGCGGTGAACTCCCGCAGCCGGGCGAAGAGGTCGCCGCGGAAGCTCCCGCTCGAGACGAGCTCCTCGAGGTTGCGGTGCGTGGCGCAGACGACGCGCACGTCGACCGGCTCGGGCACGGTCGCGCCGACCGGCAGGACCTGCCGCTCCTGGAGCACGCGGAGCAGCTTCGCCTGGGCCTCCGAGGGCATGTCGCCGATCTCGTCGAGGAAGAGCGTGCCCCGGTGCGCCGCCTTCACGAGGCCGGGCTTGTCGGTCGACGCGCCCGTGAACGCGCCCTTGCGGTAGCCGAACAGCTCGCTCTCGATCAGGTTGGCGGGCAGCGCGGCGCAGTTGATGGCCTGGAAGGCGCCGCCGCGCCCCGACGCGAGGTGGACGGTCTTGGCCACCAGCTCCTTGCCGGTGCCGCTCTCCCCGGTGACGATCACCGAGAGCTGTGTCCGGGCGACCTTGGCCACCCGCTCGAGCAGCTGATCGACCTGGAACCCGCCCACGAGGGGGCACTCCGGGAGGCCGTGTCGGATGGGGCGCGCGGACTCCACGATGCTGCCGTCGACGCGGTACGCGCCGTAGCCGTAGATGCCCCGGTCGGCGAAGCGGACGAGGGTGTCGCCGATGCGGACGACGTCGTGCGGCTCGAGCAGGTGCGCGGCGATGCGTTTGCCGTTGACCAGGATGCCGTTGGTGGAGCCGTTGTCGACGATCCAGCACCCGTCGGGGCGACGCTCGACCCGCCCGTGATAGCGCGAGACAGCCGCCTCGGGGATGCACAAGAGGTTGTCGGGCTCGCGGCCGAAGCTGGTCACCTCCGACGCGAAGGGGACCGCGCTCGGGAGCTGCCGGTGGAGGCGCGAGTAGATGAGCACGAACCCGGGGGTCGGATCCTTGGTCGCCTCGATGGCCGGGATGGCCTCGATCGAGGCCGTGGTCCATCCGTCTTGGCCGCTGCTCATCGGCGCAAAACGGTAACCCGGACGCGGCCCGAAATCACGTGGGCTTTTCATCCCTGGCGGGGCAGGGCAGGGTAGCCCGATGTGGACGCGGCGGACCTGCCTGGCGTGGGCCTTGGTCGCGGCAGGCTGTGGCGCGGCGTCTCCCGGGACGGGCGCTCCGCCCGTGACGGCCGACGGCGCGAGCGTGCGCTCGGAGGTGCAGGCCGAGTCGACCCGCCGCGGGTCCGCATCCACGCGGCCGTCGGACACGCCGCTCACCTTCGACGAGCGGGTCCAGCGGGCGCGAGAGGCCCACGGTGACGCGCTGGTCGCCGCGCGCGTCGGCGGCGTGGACGGGGCGCACCTCGTGCTCGAGGCGTCGCGATGCTACCGCCTGGAGATCCTCGGCGACGGCCGCGTGCACGCGTCGCTCCACGACGAGCATGGTCACCTCGTCGCCGACGGCGGAGGCGCGCGCGTGCGTCTCGGCCCGCTCTGCCCGCGGTGGACGGGCTCGTTCGAGCTCGAGGTCACCGGCGCCACGCGCGCCGCGCTGCTGCTCTCGCGCGCAGACCCGCGCCCGGACTGAAGCCCCGGTCAGCCTTCGGCTTCGAGGGAGCCGTTGCCGACCACGCGCTCGATGACCTGGTGGAGATCCTCGAGCTCGAACGGCTTGCGGAGCACCGCGTCGGGGTCGCCCGTGGCGCCCAGCTCCACGTCGGCCGAGCCGCTGAGGAGCACCGCGCGCTGGACGCGCTCGTCCGCCCGCAGCGCGCCGATGAGCTCGTCGCCGCGGCCGTCGCCGAGGTTCAGGTCCACCAGCGCCAGGTCGAACGGGCCCTCGAGGGCGATCGCGCTCTCGTAGCCGTCGGCGTCGGTGACCTGCGCGCCCTGGATCTCCAGCGCCGTGCGCATCATCGAGCGCATCCCCGCGTCGTCGTCCACCACGAGCACGCGCAGGTTCACCATCACGGGCTTCGGGTGCACGCCGCTGGAGGCGGTCGAGACCCGGGGCGGTCGCATCGACAGGTTCGCCGCGCCCGCGAGCGGGAGCCACACGTCGAACCGGGTGCCGCGGCCCTCCCGCGTGAACACCTCCAGGCGTCCGCCCGCCTCGTGCACCGTGTCGCGCACGAGCGCGAGGCCGAGCCCGGTCCCGGAGCGCTTGGTCGTGAAGTACCGGTCGAAGGCCTGGGCGAGGGTCTCCTTCGCCATGCCCGGGCCGTCGTCCGCGACCGTGAGCACGAAGCGCTCTCCCCGCCGGTCGACCTCCACCCGGATGGTGCCGCCCTCGTCGAGGGCTTCGAACGCGTTCCGGACCAGGTTGCTCACCACGAGGCGGAGCGCGGCCGGGGGCGCGGTGCCGATCACGTTGGCCGAGAGATCCGTCTCGAGCGTGATCGAGGCCTCCTCGAGCTCCGGGCGCAAGGTCTCGAGGACCTCGTGGATCACCGCGCCGACGTCGGTGTCGTCGGGCCGGCTCGGGAGCACGTGTCCGTCCGCGTCGCGCATCGTGCGGAGCAGGCCACGCGCGGTGTCGAGCGCGCCCCGGGCGCTCCGCTGGACGACGTCGAGCGCCTCGCGCGTCCGGTCGGGGAGGGGGCCGCCCGTCGAGGCCATGCGTGTCCAGCCAGCGATGGCGGTCAGCGCGTTGGCCAGCTCGTGCGTGACGCCGGCGGCCATGTCTGCGGCGGCGGCGCGCCGGACCAGCGCGCCGTCCCCCACGTCGGGCGCGAGCATGACCCGGACGCCCGTCGGCGCGGGCCACGCGAAGACGGTTCGATCGGCGAGCCGCTCGGATCCGGGCGCGCCGGCCTGCGCGCGGTCCAGGAGCGCCACCAGCGCGGGGGGCGGCTCCTCGAGCTGGAGCATCGCGGTGACTGCATCGGTCAGGCCGAGGCCCTGTACATCCCCGACCCCCGCCAGCACGCGCACCTCGCCCCCGGGAGGCCCTTCCAAGAGGGCGAACCCGAGCTCCTGAGCGATCCAGGAGAGAGGCTCTGATGAGACTGGAACCATGCGTCTCCGCAGGAATAGTATCCCCTTCCTCCGAAACTTGTCGAGCACTCTTGCCTCGCACCCCCGTGAGCAGTCACACGGGAAATGGTTCGACCACACGCGGTCGCCTGTACGATCGCTTCACTTTCCACCCGGGAGCGTCCGCTCCCCCTGCACAGGATCCTCATGCAGCACCGCATCTCACTCCTCTGCTTCGTGCTGATGATCGGCTGCGCGCAGGGTGGTGGCGGGGGAGACGCAGGCCTCCCCGGCAACGACACGGGCACCGTCACTCCCGACTCCGGGCCCGGTGGCGGCGATTGCCCGATGACGTGCCCCGCGGGGACGATCTGCAGGGGCACGAGCTGCGTGGCGCGGTGCGATCCCGACGGGGCATGCGAGGGCGGGCGGACCTGCTGCGAAGGCGCGTGCGTGAACTTCGACAACAGCCTCACCGACTGCGGAGGGTGCGGGATGGAGTGCGGCCTGCGCGGCAACGTCTGCTCGAGCGGAGCGTGCCTCTGCGGCACGGAGAGCGAGTGCACGCCGCCCGAGATCTGCTGCGGCGGCGGGTGCGTCGAGGTGCTGAGCAACGCGGAGAACTGCGGCGGCTGCGGCATGCGCTGCGCGGCCGGCGAGCTGTGCGAGGAGGGCGTGTGCGTGATGCCCCCCTGCTCGCCCGCGTGTGAGGGTGAAGAGGTCTGCATGGACAGCGAGTGCCGCTGCGGGGCGGGCCCGAGCTGCACGACCGGCGCCTGCTGCGGCGGCGGCTGCGTCGACACGCAGACCGACGCGTCGAACTGCGGCTTCTGCGGCAACGCGTGCGGGGCGGGCGAGGTCTGCCTGGCCGGCGGCTGCACCACGGACGTGCCGTGTGAGCCGGCCTGCGGGCCCGGGGAGACCTGCTCGGCCGGGACGTGTCGCTGCGGCGGGAGCGCACCGTGCGGGGGTGGGCAGCGCTGCTGCGACGGAGTCTGCGCGACCCTCGGGAGCGACGTCGGCAACTGCGGCGCGTGCGGGCGCACGTGCTCGGGGAGCGAGTCCTGCTGCTCCGGCGCCTGCGTGAACACGAACACGAGCGAGGATCACTGCGGCGGCTGCGGCCGGGCGTGCGACTCCGACGTGGCCGATGGCTGCGACATGGGCAGCTGCACGTGCAACGGCGGGCCCGTGTGTGCACCTTCGGGGCCGTGCCAGTGTCTGCCGCCGCCGTTCAGCGGTTGCAGCGGCTTCTGCATCTGAGGCTCACCATGAACAGACCCGAGCTCTCCCGCCCGCCGATCACCGGCGAGGCGCAGTCCTTCTTCGCCGTCGAGTACGAGCCCGCCACCGGCGAGGTCGTCATGCTCGATCAGCGGCTCCTCCCGGGACAGGTCGTCTATCACCGCTACACCAAGCCGGACGAAGTGGCGGCGGGGATCCGCGACATGGTGGTGCGCGGGGCGCCGGCCATCGGGATCAGCGCGGCGTACGCCCTGGCACAGCTCGCGCGCAACGAGCGGGGCGACGCGAAGATGTTCCTCGTCGTGAACGGCGTGGCCTCGCGCAAGCTCAACGAGACCCGGCCGACCGCGGTGAACCTCGCGTGGGCCATCGCGCGCATGAGCAAGCGCGCGGCCGAGGTCGCCGCGCTCCACCCCGACGAGCGCGCGGCGGCGATGCAGGCCGAGGCGGAGGCGATCCACCGCGAGGACGTCAAGGCGTGCAAGGAGATGGGCGCGCTCGGCGCGAAGGACGTGCCCGACGGGGCGACGATCCTGACCCACTGCAACGCGGGCGCGCTCGCCACCGGAGGCTACGGGACGGCGCTCGGGGTGATCCGCGCGGCGCACGAGGCGGGCAAGTCCATTCGCGTGCTCGCGAGCGAGACGCGGCCGTATCTGCAGGGCGCGCGGCTGACCTCGTGGGAGCTCCACACCGACGGGATCCCGGTCGAGGTGATCACCGACAACATGGCGGGTCACTTCTTCCAGAAGGGGGAGATCGACTTCGTGGTGGTGGGCAGCGATCGCGTCTGCGCCAACGGAGACGTGGCGAACAAGATCGGCACCTACACCCACGCGGTGATGGCCGACGCGCACTCCGTGCCGTTCACGGTCGCGGCGCCGTGGAGCACGGTGGACCTGCGGTGCGCGGAGGGCGCGCAGGTGCCCATCGAGCAGCGATCGCGCGAGGAGGTCGCCCGGGTGGGCGAGCGGGTGCTGGTCGCGGATGGGATCGGGTGCCGCCATCCGGCCTTCGACGTCACACCGGCCCGGCTCGTGGGGGCGCTCTACACCGAGCGCGGGGCGGTGCGGCCTCGTGACGGCGAGACACCGGGCGCGTTGATCTCCCGGGAATGACGGCGGCGCGCGCTCCGGTATGGTGCGCACATGCTCCATCCTCGGCGGGTCGCTCCTCGAACGTGCTCGGTCGCTGCGGGCTCCGCGCGACCACGGCGGAGAGGCGCGCGCGATCAGTGCGGGCGCGCGCTGATGGTCGGGCTGATCGTGCTCTGGGGATGCGGGGCGGACTCGGAGGCTTCGGGGGGAGCGGTGTCGGCTCGGGGAGCGGGGGCGGGAACCGGGTCGGGCACGGGCGTGGGGACGGGCGCGGGGACGGGGACGGGGACGGGGACGGGGACGGGCGCGGGGACGGGGACGGGGACGGGGACGGGGACGGGGACGGGGACGGGCACGGGCGCAGGCGCGCCCGGGATCATCGCGATCGACACGCACGTGGACACCACGCAGCGGATGCTCGACGCGGATGACGACATCGGGGGGACGCTGCCGGGCGGGCACCTGGACATGCCGCGGATGCGGGCGGGGGGGCTGAGCGGGGCCTTCTTCAGCATCTGGGTGAACCCGACGCGGTACCCGGGGGAGCGCGCCTGGGAGCGGGCGCTCGCGCTGATCGGCGCGGTGCGGCAGGTGGCGGAGCGGCACCCGGAGGCGGCGGCGGTCTGCACGACCGCGGACGAGGTGCGGCGTGCGCACGCGGACGGGAAGATCGCGCTGCTGATGGGGGTCGAAGGAGGGCACGCGCTCGGGGCGCCGGAGGAGGAGGGCGTGTACTTCGAGCGCCTGCGAGAGCTGCATCGGCTCGGCGTGCGCTACATGACCGTCACCTGGTCGAACGACAACGCGCTCGGGCACGCGTCGACGGGGGACGCGCCGTCGCGGGGGCTCACGCCGCTCGGGCGCCGGGTGGTCGCGGAGATGAACCGGCTCGGGATCATCGTCGACGTCTCGCACGTGAGCGACCGGACGTTCTGGGACATCCTCGAGGTCACCGAGCGGCCCGTGCTCGCGTCGCACTCCTCGTGCCGCGCGCTCGCCGATCACCCGCGCAACATGACCGATCGCATGATCCGCGCGGTGTCCGAGCAGGGGGGCGCGGTCTGCATCAACTACTACACGCAGTACATCGACGTGGCCTACGCAGGCCGGCGGCGCGCGCTCGAGGCCGCACATCGCGATCGCTTCGACGCGGTCGAGGACGCGCACGACCACTCGTGGCTGCGCTGGGCGCCCCGCAACGCGCTCGCGCGGGAGCTCGGCCCGGAGCTCGGCACGCCGACGCTGGAGACGCTGGGCGCGCACTTCGCGCACGCGGCGCAGGTCGGCTCGCCGGAGGCGGTCTGTCTCGGCTCGGACTTCGACGGGGTGGGGGAGCTGCCGATCGGGCTGGACGACGTGTCCTTCCTGCCCGCGCTGCGCGGCGAGCTCGAGCGGCGAGAGCTCCCCATCCGGCCGATCTTCGGCGAGAACGTGCTGCGGGTCCTCGCGGCCCAGAGCGGCACCTGAACGTCGTCGACGCGCCCACGTTTTCGGGTATGGTTCCGCGCCATGAACACCGACCCCGTCGCCTTTTTCCGTGAAGACCTGCCCGCGCTGTTCAATCAGGGCGTGGCCTCGATGAAGGAGCGCGCCGACGGCGGCGACGCCAAGGCCCAGGAGCGGCTCGCCGACACCTCGGCGGCCAAGGGCGGCGTGCACGTGCGCCTCGACGGCGACGGCGGGGCCGACTTCTGGCTCCTGATCGACAACGGCGAGATGAAGGCGGCCGACGGGCAGCCCGACGGCGTCCCGGTCCGCTTCGCCATCGCCGCCCCCGTCGACGCGGCGCGCGCGGCGCTCGAGGAGATCGACGGCGCGGACCTGCTCGAGGGCGACGGCGTGGCTTACCGCGTCGCCCGCACCGCGTCGGCGGAGCGCGAGAAGCTGCTCGCGGGCCACGTGCTCGAGTTCCACGTCACGCTCACGGACCTCCCGGCCGAGCCGGACGAGGTGACCCTGCAGATCGGCATCGGCGTCGCGGAGCCGCCGACGACGCCGAAGTTCAGCGCGAAGGTGAGCTGGGACGACATCGAGGACGTGCGCGCCGGCGACCTGACGCCCCAGCAGCTCTTCGGTCGGCTCAAGCTCACCGGCGACGCGACGCAGGCGATGGCGCTCGGCATGTCGATGATGCAGCGTCGCTGAGCGCTCAGCGACGCGGTCGGCCGTCTCGCGATCCTCGACCGAGACGCCCGCCCCAGCTCGCCTCGAGCGCTGGCGCGCCCTCGCTCCGGAGTCGAATCGGCGCGTCAGGCCAGCGCGAGCAGGGTCACGAAGGCGGCGCATTTCGTGAGGTTCGCCGTCATCAGAGCCTCGTACCCGACCGGCTCGAGCCCGTTGCCCGAAAAATCATCGGCGCGTCGGAGGGCGACCGAGCGGGCGGTCGAGTACACTGGGCGGGCCGGTGGAAGTCCCGCTGTACATCGTGGTCGGCCGTTCGACGGATTGCGACCTGGTCCTGCGGGAGCCCAGCGTCTCGGGCCGGCATGCGCGCATGAGCTGGCGCGGCGACACGATCCTGGTCGAGGACCTCGGGAGCGCCAACGGGACGTATGTCGACGGGGAGCGCGTGCGACGCGCGAGCGTGCGACCGGGGGCCGAGGTGAGCTTCGGCAACGCCGAGATGCACTGGAGCGATCCCGCGCTCAAGACGTTCCTGCGGCGAGGCGCGCGCGGCGACACGCTGGTGGGGCTCAAGATCCCCGGGCGCCGCTTCATCTGCGGGTCCTGCGGCGCGCGCGGCATCATGCCGCAGGGCTTCTCGAAGGGGCAGCTCAAGTGCGGCAGCTGCGGGGTCGAGCTGTCGGTGGGCAAGCGCGCGGGCGGGCAGTGGCTCACGGCCGCGATCTCGGCCGCGCTCCTCGCCAGCGCGGTGGTCGCCGGCGTCTGGCTCTGGCGCGAGGGCGCCTCGGCGGACAGCCTGCGCCGCGCGGCGGAGCGGCTCGGCATCGGACAGACCGACGACGGGCTCGAGCCGGCGACGTCGCCGCAGGAGCGCTCCATCCGGGCTCGCATCGCGCCGGCGGTGACCGAGGCGATCGATCCGACGAGCCCGGAGACCCGCAACACCGCGGTGCGGATCGCGGCCGCGGACGAGGGGCCGTTCCGCATCGAGCAGGTCGCGCGCCTC
This DNA window, taken from Sandaracinaceae bacterium, encodes the following:
- a CDS encoding sigma 54-interacting transcriptional regulator, producing MSSGQDGWTTASIEAIPAIEATKDPTPGFVLIYSRLHRQLPSAVPFASEVTSFGREPDNLLCIPEAAVSRYHGRVERRPDGCWIVDNGSTNGILVNGKRIAAHLLEPHDVVRIGDTLVRFADRGIYGYGAYRVDGSIVESARPIRHGLPECPLVGGFQVDQLLERVAKVARTQLSVIVTGESGTGKELVAKTVHLASGRGGAFQAINCAALPANLIESELFGYRKGAFTGASTDKPGLVKAAHRGTLFLDEIGDMPSEAQAKLLRVLQERQVLPVGATVPEPVDVRVVCATHRNLEELVSSGSFRGDLFARLREFTAHLPPLRERREDLHPLVRHFLTKSGRADATVSLPYMVGLAHYGWPYNVRELESAVKLSVALSEGRPELDLVHLPEPVRQCLQGHGEKRGPSAPSLPPQAAAPARGGGGTPSEAELRELLSRHRGNIAAVGRELGKERMQIHRWLKRYDIDVSDYRA
- a CDS encoding hybrid sensor histidine kinase/response regulator, producing the protein MLAGVGDVQGLGLTDAVTAMLQLEEPPPALVALLDRAQAGAPGSERLADRTVFAWPAPTGVRVMLAPDVGDGALVRRAAAADMAAGVTHELANALTAIAGWTRMASTGGPLPDRTREALDVVQRSARGALDTARGLLRTMRDADGHVLPSRPDDTDVGAVIHEVLETLRPELEEASITLETDLSANVIGTAPPAALRLVVSNLVRNAFEALDEGGTIRVEVDRRGERFVLTVADDGPGMAKETLAQAFDRYFTTKRSGTGLGLALVRDTVHEAGGRLEVFTREGRGTRFDVWLPLAGAANLSMRPPRVSTASSGVHPKPVMVNLRVLVVDDDAGMRSMMRTALEIQGAQVTDADGYESAIALEGPFDLALVDLNLGDGRGDELIGALRADERVQRAVLLSGSADVELGATGDPDAVLRKPFELEDLHQVIERVVGNGSLEAEG
- the mtnA gene encoding S-methyl-5-thioribose-1-phosphate isomerase encodes the protein MNRPELSRPPITGEAQSFFAVEYEPATGEVVMLDQRLLPGQVVYHRYTKPDEVAAGIRDMVVRGAPAIGISAAYALAQLARNERGDAKMFLVVNGVASRKLNETRPTAVNLAWAIARMSKRAAEVAALHPDERAAAMQAEAEAIHREDVKACKEMGALGAKDVPDGATILTHCNAGALATGGYGTALGVIRAAHEAGKSIRVLASETRPYLQGARLTSWELHTDGIPVEVITDNMAGHFFQKGEIDFVVVGSDRVCANGDVANKIGTYTHAVMADAHSVPFTVAAPWSTVDLRCAEGAQVPIEQRSREEVARVGERVLVADGIGCRHPAFDVTPARLVGALYTERGAVRPRDGETPGALISRE
- a CDS encoding dipeptidase codes for the protein MSARGAGAGTGSGTGVGTGAGTGTGTGTGTGAGTGTGTGTGTGTGTGTGAGAPGIIAIDTHVDTTQRMLDADDDIGGTLPGGHLDMPRMRAGGLSGAFFSIWVNPTRYPGERAWERALALIGAVRQVAERHPEAAAVCTTADEVRRAHADGKIALLMGVEGGHALGAPEEEGVYFERLRELHRLGVRYMTVTWSNDNALGHASTGDAPSRGLTPLGRRVVAEMNRLGIIVDVSHVSDRTFWDILEVTERPVLASHSSCRALADHPRNMTDRMIRAVSEQGGAVCINYYTQYIDVAYAGRRRALEAAHRDRFDAVEDAHDHSWLRWAPRNALARELGPELGTPTLETLGAHFAHAAQVGSPEAVCLGSDFDGVGELPIGLDDVSFLPALRGELERRELPIRPIFGENVLRVLAAQSGT
- a CDS encoding FHA domain-containing protein — encoded protein: MEVPLYIVVGRSTDCDLVLREPSVSGRHARMSWRGDTILVEDLGSANGTYVDGERVRRASVRPGAEVSFGNAEMHWSDPALKTFLRRGARGDTLVGLKIPGRRFICGSCGARGIMPQGFSKGQLKCGSCGVELSVGKRAGGQWLTAAISAALLASAVVAGVWLWREGASADSLRRAAERLGIGQTDDGLEPATSPQERSIRARIAPAVTEAIDPTSPETRNTAVRIAAADEGPFRIEQVARLWSHVRGEWRYVNDPRGDEFFAPASQTIANEYAGDCDDFAIVLSAMIEAIGGESRIVMIDGEQGGHAYAEVCVQEDAQAVARRLSVHYRNNWDRYLGRERLENIHFRSSPSCPVWLNLDWNARVPGGPYGREYWAVAIYPDGHTETLAPSGGTPGAAQPTPRVRASALPSE